The following proteins come from a genomic window of Chlamydiales bacterium:
- a CDS encoding CofH family radical SAM protein: MYVKKTNNQTLHRILDKVCHQERLTPEEALSLLKTTHPDELECIRSMADKVREEKVGHVVTFASTLYIHPTNLCELNCPLCSFYAKPGWKKAWFLTPADIQKKIQMNLNQGLTEIHIVGGLWRECNLDYYEEVFKQIKTLDPNLHIKALTPVEYDFLSKLHHISIQEVFKKMMSWGLGSLPGGGAEILVEEIRKKIAPGKITSDEYLAIHKQAHLLGLHSNITMLFGHLETYEHIVTHLTKVRDLQDDTNGFRAFIPLKFGEENNALGKRKNALKNKNTPLIYAVSRLFLDNIPHLKILWNYIGIKDALEILRWGGNDLSSTNTEEKIIAMAGGSNLIMNKETMASLILKAGRTPLLTHSGSM; the protein is encoded by the coding sequence ATGTATGTAAAAAAAACAAATAACCAAACCCTACATCGTATTCTAGATAAAGTCTGTCATCAGGAACGTCTGACTCCTGAAGAAGCACTTTCTTTGCTAAAAACAACTCATCCTGATGAACTGGAATGCATTCGCTCAATGGCAGACAAGGTAAGAGAAGAAAAAGTAGGTCATGTTGTCACTTTTGCTTCGACTCTCTATATCCATCCTACAAATCTATGTGAACTTAATTGTCCTCTTTGTTCATTTTATGCAAAGCCAGGATGGAAAAAAGCCTGGTTTCTTACACCTGCAGATATTCAAAAAAAAATTCAAATGAATCTCAATCAAGGGCTAACAGAAATTCATATAGTTGGAGGTTTGTGGCGCGAATGTAACTTGGATTATTATGAGGAGGTATTTAAACAGATCAAAACACTTGATCCTAATCTCCATATTAAAGCATTAACTCCAGTCGAATATGATTTTTTATCAAAACTTCATCATATTTCTATTCAAGAAGTCTTCAAAAAAATGATGAGTTGGGGGTTAGGCTCTCTTCCAGGTGGTGGAGCAGAAATTTTGGTTGAGGAGATTAGAAAGAAGATTGCCCCAGGGAAAATCACTTCCGATGAATATCTCGCAATTCATAAGCAAGCTCACTTGCTTGGTTTACACTCAAATATTACTATGCTTTTTGGACATCTTGAAACCTATGAGCATATTGTGACTCACTTAACTAAAGTGCGTGATCTTCAAGATGATACAAATGGTTTTCGTGCATTTATTCCCTTAAAATTTGGAGAAGAAAATAATGCACTTGGAAAAAGAAAAAATGCACTGAAAAATAAAAATACTCCCCTAATCTATGCTGTTTCTCGTCTATTTTTAGATAATATCCCTCATCTAAAAATTCTTTGGAATTATATTGGAATAAAAGATGCGTTAGAAATTCTCAGATGGGGTGGAAATGATCTCTCTTCCACAAATACAGAGGAAAAAATCATTGCCATGGCTGGAGGTTCGAATTTGATTATGAATAAAGAGACAATGGCAAGTTTAATTCTTAAAGCAGGAAGAACTCCTCTTTTAACTCATTCAGGTTCTATGTAA
- a CDS encoding menaquinone biosynthesis protein — translation MVHLGIVSYINALPFYLPFKLGVLKTTHTFEYGIPTILNDYLRTEKIEAALTSSIEYLQGSYQLAPDLCIATYQESLSVNLYLRGKLEGGSIGLTHQSATSVILLKILCRHFWNVTPQFFPLIKGKSYDGILMIGDDALKRLTIPHHKTIDLATAWYQMTGLPFVFAVIAIRKGVLFDSKELRQALEWSKIHRQHLVEVAYHQTQLPKLLINHYYDSFHYQLKERELEGLDLFKKLKEDVS, via the coding sequence ATGGTGCATCTTGGAATAGTGAGTTATATCAATGCTCTGCCCTTTTATCTTCCTTTTAAATTGGGAGTACTGAAGACAACACACACTTTTGAGTATGGAATTCCCACAATTTTAAATGACTATTTACGTACAGAAAAAATCGAAGCAGCTCTGACTAGTTCCATTGAATATTTACAAGGTTCTTACCAACTGGCTCCTGATCTTTGCATTGCAACGTATCAAGAATCTTTAAGTGTCAATCTCTATTTACGAGGCAAATTAGAAGGAGGATCTATCGGTTTGACCCATCAGAGTGCGACTTCTGTGATTTTATTAAAAATTCTATGCCGTCACTTTTGGAATGTCACCCCTCAGTTTTTTCCTCTTATAAAAGGTAAGAGTTATGATGGAATCCTGATGATTGGAGATGATGCGCTTAAACGTTTAACCATTCCTCATCATAAAACAATTGATCTAGCAACTGCTTGGTATCAAATGACAGGCTTACCTTTTGTCTTTGCAGTCATTGCCATAAGAAAAGGAGTACTCTTTGATAGCAAAGAACTTCGACAAGCATTAGAATGGAGCAAGATCCACCGTCAACATCTAGTTGAGGTGGCCTATCACCAGACACAATTACCCAAATTGCTTATTAATCATTATTATGACAGTTTCCATTACCAACTCAAAGAAAGAGAACTTGAAGGGCTCGATCTGTTTAAAAAACTAAAAGAAGATGTATCATAA
- the ubiE gene encoding bifunctional demethylmenaquinone methyltransferase/2-methoxy-6-polyprenyl-1,4-benzoquinol methylase UbiE, which translates to MYHKSKPESIQAMFASIAKNYDYANTIFSFGCHKMWNRKLIQSVTQANILLDLCSGTGEIGLGFLAKSQNSQAILLDFCPEMLEIAKEKGSAFQKRYRLIEGDAQDIPLETDSVDAVTIAYGIRNVQNPTQCFKEVIRVLKPEGCFAILELTRPSSPFLRFAHKIYLKFFLPFLGKCIAKNIYAYRYLSKSIENFASCNELEGQLRDTGFRKVKIIPLMGGLATLFISTLHKKNPRHISKK; encoded by the coding sequence ATGTATCATAAATCCAAACCTGAATCTATTCAGGCTATGTTTGCCAGTATTGCTAAAAATTATGACTATGCAAATACGATTTTCTCATTTGGTTGTCATAAAATGTGGAATAGAAAATTAATTCAATCGGTGACTCAGGCAAATATTTTGCTGGATCTATGTTCTGGAACTGGTGAAATTGGATTAGGTTTTTTAGCAAAGAGTCAAAATAGCCAAGCTATTCTCTTAGACTTTTGTCCTGAAATGTTAGAAATTGCAAAAGAAAAAGGAAGTGCATTCCAAAAACGTTATCGCCTTATTGAAGGAGATGCCCAAGATATTCCCCTAGAAACAGATTCAGTTGATGCTGTGACAATAGCTTATGGTATCCGTAATGTGCAAAATCCTACACAATGTTTTAAAGAGGTCATTCGTGTTTTAAAACCAGAAGGATGCTTTGCAATTTTAGAGTTAACTCGACCAAGTTCTCCTTTCTTACGTTTTGCACATAAAATTTATTTGAAATTTTTCCTTCCTTTTTTAGGTAAATGTATAGCTAAAAATATTTATGCTTATCGCTATCTCTCTAAAAGTATAGAGAATTTTGCCTCGTGCAATGAACTAGAAGGACAACTAAGAGATACAGGATTCAGGAAAGTAAAAATTATTCCTCTTATGGGAGGTTTAGCCACCTTATTTATCTCGACTCTTCACAAAAAAAATCCTAGACATATTTCAAAAAAATAG